In one Staphylococcus lutrae genomic region, the following are encoded:
- a CDS encoding 3-keto-L-gulonate-6-phosphate decarboxylase UlaD: MTLPLLQVALDNQNLADAITTIQQLGDVIDVLEVGTILCLQEGKSAIEVMRALYPEHCILADTKCADAGSTVAQNCKNAGANWMTVICSATIQTMVAAKNVMDDIQIELYGDWTFEQAQQWLAHGIHQVVYHQSRDALLAGETWSEKDLNKIRRLIEMGFKVSVTGGLELETIEKFRGLHVFAFIAGRSLREAVSPHQAALDFKAEIKRVFG; encoded by the coding sequence ATGACATTGCCATTATTACAAGTTGCTCTGGACAATCAAAATTTAGCAGATGCCATTACTACGATCCAACAGTTGGGAGATGTCATTGATGTCCTAGAAGTGGGGACTATTTTATGTCTACAAGAAGGGAAATCGGCCATTGAAGTGATGCGTGCACTCTATCCAGAACATTGTATTCTCGCTGATACAAAGTGTGCAGATGCAGGAAGTACGGTTGCACAAAATTGCAAAAATGCAGGTGCCAATTGGATGACTGTCATTTGTTCAGCAACGATTCAAACGATGGTCGCTGCAAAAAATGTGATGGATGATATACAAATCGAACTTTATGGAGATTGGACTTTTGAACAAGCGCAACAATGGTTAGCACATGGAATTCATCAAGTGGTTTATCATCAAAGTCGAGATGCACTATTAGCGGGTGAAACATGGTCGGAGAAAGATTTAAATAAAATACGCCGATTAATTGAGATGGGATTTAAAGTTTCGGTGACAGGGGGTCTCGAACTCGAAACGATTGAAAAGTTCAGAGGTTTACATGTATTTGCTTTTATTGCAGGTAGAAGTTTAAGAGAAGCTGTCTCGCCGCATCAAGCTGCATTAGATTTTAAAGCCGAAATAAAAAGGGTGTTCGGATAA
- the istA gene encoding IS21 family transposase, whose product MNYTVKIDTEIKITSLSDLPKLKEMMESAKMKINKSKLARDLGKDRRTIDKYLKGYTPSSSRKRTSKVDKYYNVIQLLLSEESPQTFYYKRVLWQYLKDNHGLDCSQSLFRSYISKHKTFNDYFKTGAKIKTLKSMARYETAPGTQAQVDWKENIKFRLKDGNVIEVHIAMLILSYSRFRIFNISTTKSQEILKSFLTQSFEMIGGVPKELLTDNMKAVMDQPRTRFSKGQINRRFEQFAHDMGTKIRPCIAGRAMTKGKVEASMKLLDEIHAYQDKFNLSELHAYISKLNQRVNYQLHQGTGKIPIIELEKEKSHLLPLPTEKVRDSYRIIGQHVKVNASNMITYQGNQYSVPSEYARKRVQLQVFNHELHVYYNMKLIACHSISNAKLNYKEEHYIEALQLSSPYYPDIDDLAKENLKAIGEMYE is encoded by the coding sequence ATGAACTATACAGTCAAAATAGATACAGAAATTAAAATCACAAGCCTTTCAGACTTACCAAAGCTGAAAGAAATGATGGAGAGTGCAAAAATGAAAATCAATAAAAGCAAGTTAGCTCGGGATCTTGGTAAAGATAGACGAACAATCGACAAATACTTAAAAGGTTACACACCGTCAAGTTCTCGAAAAAGAACTTCAAAAGTTGATAAATATTACAATGTAATCCAACTACTTTTATCAGAAGAAAGCCCACAAACCTTTTATTATAAAAGAGTATTATGGCAGTATCTCAAAGATAATCATGGCTTAGATTGTTCTCAATCACTTTTTAGAAGTTATATATCGAAGCACAAAACATTTAATGATTATTTTAAAACGGGGGCTAAAATTAAAACGCTTAAAAGCATGGCACGTTACGAAACGGCACCAGGCACTCAAGCACAAGTGGACTGGAAAGAAAACATCAAATTTAGATTGAAAGACGGCAATGTCATTGAAGTTCATATCGCCATGTTAATCCTGTCTTACTCTAGATTTCGAATTTTTAATATTTCAACCACAAAATCACAAGAAATACTGAAGTCTTTTTTAACCCAGTCATTTGAAATGATTGGCGGGGTGCCTAAAGAACTACTCACAGATAATATGAAAGCAGTGATGGATCAGCCCCGTACAAGATTCAGTAAAGGACAAATCAATCGTCGATTCGAACAATTCGCGCATGATATGGGAACAAAAATACGACCGTGTATAGCAGGGAGAGCTATGACAAAGGGTAAAGTGGAAGCTTCTATGAAACTACTTGATGAAATCCATGCCTATCAAGACAAATTTAATTTGTCTGAGCTTCATGCATATATCTCAAAACTGAATCAAAGAGTGAATTATCAACTACATCAGGGTACGGGAAAAATACCGATTATTGAATTAGAAAAAGAAAAGAGCCACTTACTTCCACTTCCTACGGAAAAAGTAAGAGACTCCTATAGAATAATTGGACAACATGTAAAAGTTAACGCTTCCAATATGATTACGTACCAAGGCAATCAATATTCAGTACCATCTGAATATGCCAGAAAGCGCGTGCAATTACAGGTATTCAATCATGAACTACATGTATATTATAACATGAAGCTGATAGCGTGCCACTCTATAAGTAACGCCAAGTTGAATTATAAAGAAGAACATTATATTGAAGCACTACAATTATCATCTCCATATTATCCAGACATTGACGATTTAGCGAAAGAAAATTTAAAAGCCATTGGAGAGATGTATGAATGA
- the ulaG gene encoding L-ascorbate 6-phosphate lactonase, with protein sequence MKHIDEVTKEKWLMNTFPEWGTWLNEEIENEIVAENTFAMWWLGCTGIWLKSHENTNILCDLWCGTGKRTQKNSKMKKGHQMQRMSGCQNLQPNLRAQPFVIDPFEIKNVDALVVTHIHSDHLDIHTAAAIMKNSAPDVPFIGPQEVVKIWQDWGVPKERCIVVKPGDKVQVKSIEIQVLEAFDRTALVTADASVTLKNQLPVDMDEIAVNYLFKTSGGSLYHAGDSHYSNHFAKHGNQHDVNVVIGAFGENPRGITDKVTSVDMLRMAESLKADVVIPVHHDIWTNFQADPKELLLLWEFKRKVLKYQFKPYVWQVGGKFVFPNDKDDFEYHYPRGFDDVFSIDTDLPFPSFL encoded by the coding sequence TTGAAACATATTGATGAAGTTACTAAGGAAAAGTGGTTGATGAACACTTTTCCAGAATGGGGCACTTGGCTTAATGAAGAGATTGAAAACGAAATTGTTGCAGAAAATACTTTTGCAATGTGGTGGTTAGGTTGTACAGGGATTTGGCTCAAGTCACATGAGAATACAAATATTTTATGTGATTTATGGTGTGGCACCGGTAAAAGGACACAGAAGAATTCTAAAATGAAAAAAGGTCATCAAATGCAGCGTATGAGTGGTTGTCAAAATTTACAACCGAATTTGAGGGCACAGCCTTTTGTGATTGATCCTTTTGAAATTAAAAATGTGGATGCGTTAGTGGTGACTCATATTCATTCGGATCATTTAGATATTCATACAGCTGCTGCAATAATGAAAAACAGTGCACCGGATGTGCCTTTTATTGGTCCGCAAGAAGTTGTTAAAATTTGGCAAGATTGGGGCGTACCGAAAGAACGTTGTATCGTTGTAAAACCCGGTGACAAAGTTCAAGTCAAAAGTATTGAAATTCAAGTGCTCGAGGCATTTGATCGAACGGCTTTGGTTACCGCTGATGCATCAGTAACACTTAAAAATCAGTTGCCAGTCGACATGGATGAAATAGCAGTCAATTATTTGTTTAAAACATCTGGGGGTTCACTGTATCACGCTGGAGATTCTCATTATTCCAATCACTTTGCCAAACATGGAAATCAACATGATGTCAATGTGGTGATCGGGGCTTTTGGTGAAAATCCAAGAGGCATTACAGATAAGGTGACATCTGTGGATATGCTTAGAATGGCAGAAAGTTTGAAAGCAGACGTTGTGATACCCGTACATCACGACATCTGGACAAATTTCCAAGCAGATCCTAAAGAATTGTTATTACTATGGGAGTTTAAAAGAAAAGTGTTAAAGTATCAATTTAAACCTTATGTTTGGCAAGTTGGAGGTAAATTTGTATTTCCTAATGATAAAGATGATTTTGAATACCATTATCCACGTGGTTTTGATGATGTTTTCTCTATTGATACGGATTTACCGTTCCCATCATTTTTATAG
- a CDS encoding recombinase family protein: MIIGYARVSTVGQNLENQIAELKNNGAEKIFLEKVTATSTKQRTELKAMIEHVRAGDIVIVTKIDRLARSISDLNRIVSSLNDKEVSVRFLKENMTFEADSNNSLNTLLFNILGSFAQFERDLIVERTSEGRERAKANGKKFGRKPSSTKKEIEKAIELYQKRNENGLSVGDILKTTGVKKSTFYYELKKL, translated from the coding sequence GTGATTATTGGATACGCTCGAGTGAGTACAGTTGGTCAAAATTTAGAAAATCAAATAGCAGAATTAAAAAATAATGGTGCGGAAAAAATATTTTTAGAGAAGGTAACGGCTACTAGCACTAAACAAAGGACAGAATTAAAAGCAATGATTGAACACGTGAGAGCAGGTGATATTGTTATTGTTACTAAGATTGATAGATTGGCAAGGTCAATCAGTGATTTAAATAGGATTGTTAGTAGTCTAAATGATAAAGAAGTATCAGTAAGATTTTTAAAGGAAAATATGACGTTTGAAGCGGATAGCAACAATTCACTTAACACGCTTTTGTTCAATATTTTAGGTTCATTTGCACAGTTTGAACGTGATTTAATAGTCGAGCGTACATCAGAGGGGCGAGAACGCGCAAAAGCAAATGGTAAAAAGTTTGGTCGTAAGCCAAGCAGCACAAAAAAAGAGATTGAAAAGGCAATTGAGTTGTATCAAAAAAGAAATGAAAATGGGTTAAGTGTTGGGGATATATTGAAGACAACAGGAGTCAAAAAGAGTACGTTTTATTATGAGTTGAAAAAATTGTGA
- a CDS encoding IS3 family transposase (programmed frameshift), whose product MTRERRTFSSEFKLQMVRLYENGKPRNEIVREYDLTPSALGKWIKQHQNTGSFNHQDNLSDDEKELIKLRKEVQHLKMENDIFKASSADHGTKIEIIQKNAHQYSVSAMCKVLKIPRSTYYESIKRNTQSQKDDDLELEKIIIDTFNSNRKSFGTRRIKNKLNDKGLTVSRRKIGRIMKKYNLVSVYTKAKYKNHPKETNEKLIKNHLNRTFNREQPMDALVSDLTYVKVADRWHYICLFIDLFNREIVGYSAGKNKDANLVVKAISKINHNLKQIALFHTDRGKEFDNKLIDEVLKTFEIERSLSTKGCPYDNAVAEATMKALKTEFVKQMKFENLEQLETELFDYVNWYNNFRPHSSLQYLTPVAFKDLHMKSV is encoded by the exons ATGACAAGAGAAAGAAGAACATTTAGTTCAGAGTTTAAGTTACAAATGGTTAGATTATATGAAAATGGTAAACCTAGGAATGAAATTGTACGCGAGTATGATTTAACACCTTCGGCATTAGGAAAATGGATAAAACAACATCAAAACACCGGTTCATTTAATCATCAAGATAACTTATCAGATGATGAAAAAGAGCTGATTAAATTACGCAAAGAAGTTCAACATTTAAAAATGGAGAATGATATTT TTAAAGCAAGCAGCGCTGATCATGGGACGAAAATAGAAATCATTCAAAAGAATGCGCATCAATATTCAGTATCAGCAATGTGTAAAGTCCTGAAAATACCAAGAAGCACTTACTATGAATCAATAAAAAGAAATACTCAAAGCCAAAAAGATGATGATTTAGAATTAGAAAAAATTATTATAGATACGTTTAATTCGAATAGAAAAAGCTTTGGTACAAGACGAATTAAGAATAAATTAAACGACAAAGGTCTCACTGTATCCAGACGAAAGATTGGTCGTATCATGAAAAAATATAATCTAGTTTCTGTTTATACGAAAGCTAAATATAAAAATCATCCAAAAGAAACAAATGAAAAACTAATTAAAAACCATTTAAATCGCACTTTTAATAGAGAACAACCAATGGATGCATTGGTAAGTGATTTAACCTATGTAAAAGTAGCAGATAGATGGCATTATATATGTTTATTTATTGATCTCTTCAATAGAGAAATCGTTGGTTACAGTGCAGGTAAAAATAAGGATGCAAATTTAGTGGTGAAAGCAATTAGTAAAATTAATCATAACCTAAAACAAATCGCACTATTTCATACAGATAGAGGTAAAGAATTTGATAACAAATTGATAGATGAAGTATTAAAGACTTTTGAAATCGAACGTTCATTAAGTACTAAAGGTTGTCCTTATGATAACGCAGTTGCAGAAGCAACGATGAAAGCACTAAAAACCGAATTTGTAAAACAGATGAAATTTGAAAACCTAGAACAGTTAGAGACAGAATTATTTGATTATGTAAATTGGTACAACAATTTTAGACCACATTCTTCATTACAGTATTTAACACCAGTGGCGTTTAAAGATCTACACATGAAAAGTGTCTAG
- a CDS encoding MFS transporter, translating to MNNAKLNHLFVVFNTSILSGIALFSPIIYIFIINLGYSFTEAGIYLSVFWGAAAICELPTGILADTIGQKKIVIYSCILRACGLILMVIDNFYLLILSGAITGVAEAMLSGSLGSWYMNQLTEKNNINLERVFSSVALFGSLFSLIVGFISAEFLFKLNATLPVILSACYFLGLSFLIYLILPESRAMTEVENLNNGIRKVETLWYDNFKQLLSIFKGDQSLILILIILVVPTILDIGPSNQWQVVFKHHIAYLWIGISVIGMLTNFLIPKIPKIFEGLKEIIFYICLDMIVIWMVTFDRYSIVFFMIHIVLFTIASVKLNVFMHRDLVKNNSIRSSFVSSFYTIESIITMALLPLNGYISEQKNIFYSWDIFICICLVLVFINVFVIISYRKYAK from the coding sequence ATGAATAATGCTAAACTAAATCATTTATTTGTGGTCTTTAATACATCAATTTTGTCAGGAATTGCGCTTTTTTCACCCATTATATACATTTTTATAATTAATTTAGGTTATAGCTTTACTGAAGCTGGAATATATTTATCTGTATTTTGGGGTGCTGCAGCAATTTGTGAATTACCGACTGGGATTTTAGCGGATACGATAGGTCAGAAAAAAATCGTGATATACAGTTGTATCTTGAGAGCATGCGGTTTAATTCTGATGGTGATTGATAACTTTTATTTATTGATTCTTTCAGGTGCGATTACAGGCGTTGCTGAAGCGATGTTGTCTGGGAGTTTAGGAAGTTGGTATATGAATCAATTAACGGAGAAAAATAATATAAACTTAGAACGTGTATTTTCTAGCGTAGCATTGTTCGGTTCTTTATTTTCCTTAATCGTGGGGTTCATTAGTGCAGAGTTTTTATTTAAATTGAATGCCACATTACCGGTTATATTAAGTGCGTGTTATTTTTTAGGGTTATCATTTCTAATTTATTTAATCTTGCCAGAAAGTAGAGCGATGACGGAGGTCGAAAATCTAAATAATGGGATTAGGAAAGTGGAAACGTTGTGGTATGACAATTTCAAGCAACTTTTATCGATATTTAAAGGAGATCAATCTTTAATATTAATATTGATCATATTAGTTGTACCTACAATTCTAGATATCGGGCCTTCCAATCAATGGCAGGTGGTATTTAAACATCATATTGCTTATTTATGGATCGGCATTTCAGTCATTGGAATGTTAACTAATTTTTTAATTCCAAAAATCCCTAAAATATTTGAAGGGCTTAAAGAAATAATATTCTATATATGTTTAGACATGATTGTGATATGGATGGTGACTTTTGATCGTTATTCAATTGTTTTCTTTATGATTCATATCGTTCTGTTTACGATTGCGAGTGTTAAATTAAATGTATTTATGCATAGAGATTTAGTAAAAAATAACAGTATAAGGTCTTCATTTGTTTCTTCATTTTATACTATCGAATCCATTATAACGATGGCGTTACTCCCGTTAAATGGGTACATATCTGAACAAAAAAATATATTTTATTCGTGGGATATTTTTATATGTATTTGTCTGGTACTAGTGTTTATCAATGTGTTCGTCATTATATCATATCGTAAATATGCTAAATAG
- a CDS encoding tyrosine-type recombinase/integrase: MKYISEILEAHPKNQNGYIFHNKVNFISYKAVNDVLKNFCIKNKLQHYTLKSLRHTHCSYLLAQGMTIQYISKRLGHADIHTTLTIYSHLLKEYEDAEDESLIHHLKGLADS, encoded by the coding sequence TTGAAGTACATCTCCGAAATACTTGAAGCGCATCCCAAAAATCAAAATGGTTACATATTCCATAACAAAGTCAATTTTATATCTTATAAAGCAGTTAATGATGTACTAAAAAATTTCTGCATCAAAAATAAGTTACAGCATTATACGCTTAAATCATTAAGACATACACATTGTAGCTACTTGCTGGCACAAGGTATGACAATACAATATATTTCTAAAAGGCTTGGTCATGCAGACATACATACAACGCTTACCATTTACTCACATTTATTGAAAGAATATGAAGATGCTGAGGATGAATCGCTCATCCACCATCTTAAAGGACTAGCTGACAGTTAA
- a CDS encoding putative holin-like toxin, with protein sequence MISIADALMIMIGFSSLTVSIIHLVLSINNKSKK encoded by the coding sequence ATGATTAGCATTGCAGATGCACTAATGATTATGATAGGGTTCAGTTCATTGACTGTATCCATCATACATTTAGTGCTCTCAATCAATAATAAATCAAAAAAATAA
- a CDS encoding DUF2087 domain-containing protein → MSDVKKRFMKDHKIHTIPRKEKDKKALMEIIAAEFESEKNYSEKEINAVLQSFYDDYVLLRRYLVDYSLLTRDNEGKEYKVSRNDEGIKNDE, encoded by the coding sequence ATGAGTGATGTTAAAAAAAGATTTATGAAAGATCATAAAATTCATACGATACCTAGAAAAGAAAAAGATAAAAAAGCATTAATGGAAATAATTGCTGCTGAATTTGAAAGTGAAAAAAACTATAGTGAAAAGGAGATAAACGCTGTACTGCAATCCTTTTATGACGACTATGTGTTATTAAGGCGCTATTTGGTAGATTACTCCTTATTAACTAGAGATAACGAAGGTAAAGAATATAAAGTATCACGTAATGATGAGGGTATAAAAAACGATGAATAA
- a CDS encoding PTS sugar transporter subunit IIA: MNTFKESLISENSVLLNQHAETWEEAVKKSTAPLVKSGAVDPMYSDAIIKSTEHYGPYYLLMEGMAMPHARPEDGVRRNAFSLVTFDEPIIFSDGKSAQVFVVLAATSAEIHTTMAIPQIVAVFEIDHIIEKLTSATSIDEVLTIIDQADMRQYI; encoded by the coding sequence ATGAATACTTTTAAAGAAAGTTTAATATCTGAAAATTCAGTGCTTTTAAATCAACACGCAGAGACATGGGAGGAAGCTGTAAAAAAATCAACGGCACCACTTGTTAAAAGTGGGGCGGTAGATCCTATGTATTCAGATGCGATTATTAAAAGTACAGAACATTATGGACCTTACTATTTGTTGATGGAAGGAATGGCCATGCCGCATGCACGTCCGGAAGATGGCGTGCGTCGAAATGCGTTTTCATTAGTCACATTTGATGAGCCGATTATTTTTTCAGATGGGAAGTCTGCGCAAGTTTTTGTTGTACTTGCAGCCACTTCTGCTGAAATTCATACCACAATGGCGATACCTCAAATCGTTGCTGTTTTTGAAATCGATCATATTATAGAAAAACTCACGTCAGCCACTTCAATCGATGAAGTATTAACGATAATTGATCAGGCTGATATGCGTCAGTATATTTAA
- a CDS encoding L-ribulose-5-phosphate 3-epimerase, translating into MIHLGIYEKALPFDLDVEEQLKLASELGFQFYELSIDETDERIARLDWTMQKIKKIVMAQLDTGVSIQSMCLSAHRRFPFGSADPHLRKQAMDIMRKAILLAHRLGIKVIQLAGYDVYYEDKTEDSRRRFIEGLSEALKLAASKQIILAIEIMDDPFMSSLTKYNVIKDELRHPLLKVYPDIGNLSAWPENNVEDELKCGAHDIVAVHLKDTLAVTETFKGQFKNVPFGKGCVDFIHAFRCLEALQYHGPFLIEMWSEHAESPIKEIKAAKKFIMEQLEKSGAYQHE; encoded by the coding sequence ATGATTCATTTAGGAATATATGAAAAAGCGTTACCGTTCGATTTAGACGTTGAAGAACAATTGAAATTAGCGTCAGAATTAGGGTTTCAGTTTTATGAACTTTCCATTGATGAAACGGATGAACGCATTGCACGTTTAGATTGGACAATGCAAAAAATTAAAAAAATAGTCATGGCACAATTAGATACAGGGGTATCGATTCAAAGTATGTGTCTCAGCGCACATAGACGATTTCCATTTGGTTCGGCCGACCCCCATTTAAGAAAACAGGCGATGGATATAATGAGGAAAGCGATTCTTCTGGCACATCGATTAGGAATTAAAGTGATTCAGTTAGCAGGCTATGACGTCTATTATGAGGATAAAACAGAAGATTCTAGGAGACGTTTTATTGAAGGGTTGAGTGAAGCTTTAAAGTTGGCCGCATCAAAGCAAATCATATTGGCTATAGAAATCATGGACGATCCATTTATGTCAAGTTTGACAAAATATAATGTGATAAAAGATGAACTTCGACACCCGCTGCTTAAAGTTTACCCAGATATAGGCAATTTATCGGCTTGGCCAGAAAACAATGTTGAAGATGAATTGAAATGTGGGGCGCACGATATCGTTGCTGTTCATTTAAAGGATACATTGGCTGTGACTGAAACGTTTAAGGGTCAGTTTAAGAATGTGCCTTTTGGTAAGGGGTGTGTTGATTTTATTCATGCATTTCGATGTTTAGAGGCGCTTCAATATCATGGGCCATTTTTAATTGAAATGTGGAGTGAACATGCTGAATCGCCAATAAAAGAAATTAAAGCAGCAAAAAAATTTATTATGGAACAATTGGAAAAGAGTGGTGCTTATCAACATGAATGA
- a CDS encoding complement inhibitor SCIN family protein produces MATSFVSTLPTQKVEAATYSDANTYYNAKLKEELQLLVNDLNSFELATGSLELYYKRTIKKAGYKAKVALRSNNYTLMSEAKYELEALYEDIKIAQIPNY; encoded by the coding sequence ATGGCTACATCATTCGTAAGTACACTTCCAACTCAAAAAGTAGAAGCAGCAACGTATTCAGATGCGAATACATATTATAATGCGAAGTTAAAAGAAGAACTTCAATTATTAGTGAATGACCTAAATAGTTTTGAATTAGCAACAGGAAGTCTAGAATTATATTATAAGAGAACAATTAAAAAGGCAGGCTATAAAGCTAAAGTTGCATTAAGAAGCAACAATTACACTTTAATGTCAGAAGCAAAATATGAGTTAGAAGCACTTTATGAAGATATAAAAATAGCACAAATCCCAAATTACTAA
- a CDS encoding PTS sugar transporter subunit IIB → MLKILAACGNGMGSSMVIKMKIEKCLRELNVTDFIVDYCSVGEAKAQANGYDVVFASKHLIHELEGRTSSQLLGLENLMDDQEIKANLQTVI, encoded by the coding sequence ATGTTGAAAATTTTAGCTGCTTGCGGTAACGGTATGGGGAGTTCGATGGTCATCAAAATGAAAATAGAAAAATGTTTAAGAGAGTTAAACGTTACAGATTTTATTGTAGATTATTGTAGTGTTGGAGAAGCTAAGGCACAAGCGAATGGATATGATGTCGTATTTGCTAGCAAACATTTAATTCATGAATTAGAAGGACGTACATCAAGTCAATTGTTAGGGTTAGAGAACTTAATGGATGATCAAGAAATTAAAGCGAATTTACAAACTGTCATTTAA
- a CDS encoding PTS ascorbate transporter subunit IIC, which produces MQILMNGFTWFSNNILSKPEFFIGIIVFIGYALLKKKFYECFAGFIKATVGYMILMVGAGGLVATFRPILAGLGERFGLKAAVIDPYFGLNAVDGALKSIGLTTSYTMLALLIGFILNIVVVLFRKYTKIRTLFITGHVMVQQASTVTWIIFLAFPEYRNFIGAILVGILVGLYWAVGSNLTVGPTQRLTNQSGFAIGHQQMFAIWLVDKIAPKIGDKNKNLDNIKLPKWLSIFHDNIVATGTLMLLFFGTILFILGEDFLRHMDPKKFPETMSFITYVVSSSLSFAVYLAILMMGVRMFVAELTQSFQGISSKILPGSLPAVDCAASYNFTPQNAILFGFIFGSIGQFLTIIGLLVFHSPVLIITGFVPVFFDNATIAVYANKVGGTRAAMICSFVSGICQVGIGAIAVVIFQLYQYGGWHGNIDFELIWPGFGILMQHLGMVGYIAIVFVLLLIPQLQYFRAKNKALYDTGLE; this is translated from the coding sequence ATGCAAATATTAATGAATGGCTTTACATGGTTTAGTAATAATATATTGTCTAAACCAGAATTTTTCATTGGTATCATTGTATTCATTGGATATGCATTATTAAAAAAGAAATTTTATGAATGCTTTGCAGGATTTATTAAAGCGACTGTAGGTTATATGATTTTAATGGTTGGTGCAGGTGGGTTAGTTGCTACATTTCGACCTATACTTGCAGGTTTAGGTGAGCGCTTTGGTCTTAAAGCGGCAGTGATTGATCCCTATTTTGGATTGAATGCCGTTGATGGTGCGCTCAAATCGATAGGCTTAACGACTTCATACACGATGCTTGCGCTACTCATTGGTTTTATCTTAAACATTGTGGTCGTCTTATTCCGTAAATACACTAAAATTAGAACTTTATTTATTACTGGACATGTGATGGTGCAACAAGCGTCTACTGTGACATGGATTATATTTTTAGCTTTTCCTGAATATCGTAATTTTATCGGTGCGATATTGGTTGGGATTCTTGTAGGATTATACTGGGCTGTTGGTTCAAATTTGACGGTAGGGCCGACGCAACGTTTGACGAATCAATCTGGTTTCGCTATTGGACATCAGCAAATGTTTGCCATTTGGTTAGTTGATAAAATAGCCCCTAAAATTGGTGATAAAAATAAAAATTTAGACAATATTAAACTCCCTAAATGGCTTTCAATTTTTCATGATAATATCGTTGCAACAGGGACGTTGATGCTGTTATTTTTTGGGACAATTTTGTTCATCCTTGGCGAAGATTTTTTACGACATATGGATCCGAAAAAGTTTCCAGAAACAATGTCATTCATCACTTATGTCGTTTCAAGTTCATTATCGTTTGCAGTTTATCTCGCGATTCTGATGATGGGTGTTCGAATGTTTGTGGCAGAATTAACACAATCTTTCCAAGGGATTTCAAGTAAGATTTTACCGGGCTCATTACCTGCAGTCGATTGTGCAGCGTCCTACAATTTCACACCTCAAAATGCCATTTTATTCGGCTTTATATTCGGTTCAATTGGACAATTTTTAACGATTATCGGGTTGTTGGTCTTTCATTCACCAGTGTTAATTATTACCGGCTTTGTACCTGTGTTCTTTGATAATGCGACGATTGCTGTCTATGCGAATAAGGTGGGTGGTACACGTGCAGCAATGATTTGTTCGTTCGTTTCGGGAATCTGTCAAGTTGGTATTGGAGCGATTGCGGTCGTCATTTTCCAACTTTATCAATATGGTGGATGGCACGGAAATATTGATTTTGAATTGATATGGCCTGGCTTTGGTATACTGATGCAACATTTAGGAATGGTGGGTTATATTGCGATCGTTTTCGTACTTTTATTAATACCACAATTACAGTATTTTCGCGCTAAAAACAAAGCGTTATATGATACAGGATTAGAATAA